One window of Bacillus alkalicellulosilyticus genomic DNA carries:
- the glmS gene encoding glutamine--fructose-6-phosphate transaminase (isomerizing), producing MCGIVGYIGNEDAKEILLKGLEKLEYRGYDSAGIAVVNKEGVHIYKEKGRIASLRNVVDESTEATAGIGHTRWATHGPPSKRNAHPHQSTSSRFTIVHNGVIENYEQLKREYLEDVTFTSDTDTEVIVQLVEQFMKEDQSVEAAFRKVLSLLKGSYATALLDEQEPEKIYVGKNKSPLLVGIGDGVNVIASDAMAMLQVTNQFVELMDKEVVIVTRDAVTIKSIDGQTVERDHFVAELDASDIEKGTYPHFMLKEIDEQPFVIRNIISKYQDDNGQIILDEDIRATLKEADRLYIIAAGTSYHAGLMGKQLIETISGKPVEVHIASEFLYNMPLLSEKPLFIFISQSGETADSRGVLVDIKEKGYPALTITNVPGSTLSREADFTLHTHAGPEIAVASTKAYTAQMAVLAILACDLANAKGITVDFDPIQELSIVANAMETLCDKKETFEKIARDYLSITRNCFFIGRAADYYVCLEGALKLKEISYIQAEGFAGGELKHGTIALIEDGTPVIALATQDHVNLSIRGNVKEVAARGAATCIISMGDCAQEDDQFVIPPVHKHLSALATVIPLQLISYYAALHRDCDVDKPRNLAKSVTVE from the coding sequence ATGTGTGGTATTGTAGGATATATTGGAAATGAAGATGCAAAGGAAATTTTATTAAAAGGCTTAGAAAAGCTTGAATATCGTGGTTATGATTCTGCCGGTATTGCCGTAGTTAACAAGGAAGGCGTTCATATTTATAAAGAAAAAGGACGAATTGCAAGCTTACGCAATGTCGTTGATGAATCAACGGAAGCTACTGCTGGAATTGGGCATACTCGTTGGGCGACACATGGACCACCGAGTAAGAGAAATGCACATCCGCACCAAAGTACGTCATCGCGATTTACGATCGTTCATAACGGTGTAATTGAAAACTATGAACAGCTGAAACGCGAGTATTTAGAGGATGTTACTTTCACAAGTGATACGGATACAGAGGTTATTGTTCAACTTGTTGAACAGTTTATGAAAGAAGACCAATCAGTAGAAGCAGCATTCCGCAAAGTTCTTTCTCTATTAAAAGGATCATATGCAACCGCGTTACTTGATGAGCAAGAGCCTGAAAAGATTTATGTAGGCAAAAACAAAAGCCCTCTATTAGTTGGAATTGGTGATGGGGTAAATGTAATTGCAAGTGATGCAATGGCAATGCTACAAGTCACAAACCAATTTGTCGAGCTAATGGATAAGGAAGTTGTTATTGTTACCCGTGATGCAGTTACGATTAAATCAATAGACGGCCAAACGGTTGAACGAGACCATTTCGTTGCAGAACTTGATGCTAGTGATATTGAAAAAGGTACGTATCCTCATTTTATGTTAAAAGAAATTGATGAGCAGCCGTTTGTTATCCGTAATATCATTTCTAAATATCAAGATGACAATGGTCAAATTATATTAGATGAAGATATTCGAGCTACGTTAAAAGAAGCTGACCGCTTATATATCATTGCAGCAGGAACGAGTTACCATGCAGGCTTAATGGGAAAACAATTGATTGAAACGATTTCTGGGAAACCTGTAGAAGTTCATATTGCAAGTGAGTTTCTATACAATATGCCTCTTCTTTCCGAAAAACCACTCTTTATATTTATTTCACAAAGCGGGGAAACCGCAGATAGCCGTGGTGTTCTCGTTGATATTAAAGAAAAAGGTTATCCGGCATTAACGATTACAAACGTCCCTGGTTCCACGTTATCGCGTGAAGCTGATTTTACACTTCACACTCATGCAGGTCCTGAAATTGCGGTGGCTTCCACAAAGGCCTATACAGCGCAAATGGCAGTACTAGCTATTTTAGCTTGTGATTTAGCAAATGCGAAAGGTATAACAGTGGATTTCGATCCAATTCAGGAGTTAAGTATTGTAGCGAATGCGATGGAAACCCTTTGTGATAAGAAAGAAACATTTGAAAAAATTGCACGAGACTATTTATCAATTACACGAAATTGCTTCTTTATCGGTCGTGCAGCAGACTACTATGTTTGTTTAGAAGGTGCCTTAAAACTTAAAGAAATTTCATATATTCAAGCTGAAGGCTTTGCTGGTGGAGAACTGAAGCATGGAACGATCGCTCTCATTGAAGACGGTACACCAGTAATTGCGTTAGCAACTCAAGACCACGTGAACTTGAGCATCCGTGGTAATGTAAAAGAAGTGGCTGCTCGCGGTGCAGCGACGTGCATCATTAGTATGGGTGATTGTGCACAAGAAGATGACCAATTTGTTATCCCACCAGTTCACAAACACTTATCTGCCTTAGCTACTGTTATCCCACTTCAGTTGATATCTTATTATGCAGCGTTACACCGTGATTGTGACGTTGATAAGCCAAGAAATTTAGCAAAAAGCGTAACAGTTGAATAA
- a CDS encoding efflux RND transporter periplasmic adaptor subunit: MKQITLGHVNFKPFSVAMSLVFLLSGCSLLPKEQEALAPPLLEPAATQYETETVTRIDLIDAYEARAEFQSTNSADVYYRELGQRVKEVHVKPNQAVKKGDLLIELEQDDLPFQVQQQQINLNEAKLDVESALERKKEQEKLQSDIQALKNEMTKVDNEIKEQKDKIRATDNEEKLIERQTKLDSTEQKKLQIEQELAMKELQQQSMSDINRDIQRAELNVERQQNQLNNYRTKLEASLITAPISGIITSLAKLQAGEMIEPFQTLVTISDPNSLRLVSKPSGNRVNELSVGMEVIVTIDGKELNGEIFDLPDENAPDKDISIEVKDIPSSIDLGERANIKIIFEIREDVITIPASAIRNYEDQQVVRILDGDNLTEVGVQTGLKVDDRVEVISGLEEGDQLILR; the protein is encoded by the coding sequence TTGAAACAGATAACATTAGGTCATGTTAATTTTAAACCCTTCTCCGTAGCTATGAGTCTAGTTTTTTTACTTAGCGGATGTTCATTACTACCAAAGGAACAAGAAGCGCTTGCTCCCCCGTTACTTGAACCCGCTGCAACCCAGTATGAAACAGAAACAGTAACACGTATAGATTTGATAGATGCATATGAAGCAAGAGCAGAATTCCAGTCTACTAACTCCGCTGATGTGTATTACAGGGAACTGGGTCAACGTGTCAAGGAAGTCCATGTTAAACCTAACCAAGCTGTTAAAAAAGGAGATTTGTTAATTGAATTGGAACAAGATGACCTTCCTTTTCAAGTACAACAACAACAAATCAACTTGAACGAAGCCAAACTAGATGTAGAAAGTGCATTAGAGCGAAAAAAAGAACAGGAAAAACTTCAATCAGACATTCAAGCTTTGAAAAACGAAATGACTAAAGTAGACAATGAAATAAAAGAACAAAAAGATAAAATACGTGCTACTGATAATGAAGAAAAGTTGATAGAAAGACAAACTAAGCTAGATAGTACGGAACAAAAGAAACTTCAAATCGAACAAGAATTAGCTATGAAGGAACTACAACAACAAAGCATGTCTGATATAAACCGCGATATCCAGAGAGCGGAGTTAAATGTAGAACGCCAACAAAACCAATTAAATAATTACAGAACAAAACTAGAGGCTTCTCTAATCACTGCCCCGATATCGGGAATCATCACCTCATTAGCAAAACTACAAGCAGGCGAAATGATAGAACCTTTTCAAACGTTAGTAACCATTTCTGACCCTAACTCCTTACGTCTAGTATCAAAACCAAGTGGAAATAGAGTGAACGAGTTGAGTGTCGGTATGGAAGTTATCGTAACAATAGATGGAAAAGAGTTAAACGGAGAAATATTTGATTTACCTGATGAAAATGCTCCTGATAAAGATATAAGCATTGAAGTAAAAGATATTCCAAGTTCAATAGATTTAGGAGAACGGGCAAACATTAAAATTATATTTGAGATACGTGAAGATGTGATTACTATTCCAGCGAGTGCAATTAGAAACTATGAAGACCAACAGGTTGTTCGTATATTAGATGGTGACAACTTAACAGAGGTTGGGGTCCAAACCGGATTGAAAGTAGATGATAGAGTCGAAGTCATCAGTGGATTGGAAGAAGGCGACCAACTCATCTTGCGTTAG
- a CDS encoding ATP-binding cassette domain-containing protein, whose protein sequence is MIVCDNVVKIYKAHELEVFALQGLDLTIEKGELMAIIGSSGSGKSTLLNLLGGLERPSAGSLLVDGKNLLRMTEKELKLYKRLTVGFVWQNQGRNLIPYLTAQQNVELPMLIKGRAQSQKAKDLLKMVGLGHRLHNRLDQLSGGEQQRVAIAIALANDPPLLLADEPTGSVDSKTGDQLLNVFREINETLNTTIVIVTHDTQLMKKVDRVVSIRDGKTSSEMFRMQPHELEEQMREGMFTEETHMEYTVVDRAGRLQIPEQLLQTLGLQEDAQNRVQIEEEDGRIIIKPQHSVKKDA, encoded by the coding sequence ATGATCGTTTGCGATAACGTTGTGAAAATTTATAAAGCACATGAACTTGAAGTGTTTGCTTTACAGGGATTAGATTTAACCATAGAAAAAGGTGAACTGATGGCCATTATTGGTAGCAGTGGTAGTGGAAAATCCACTTTACTGAACTTATTAGGAGGATTAGAGCGTCCTTCAGCAGGCTCACTTTTGGTCGATGGAAAAAATCTTTTGCGAATGACGGAAAAAGAGTTAAAGCTGTATAAACGATTAACCGTTGGATTTGTATGGCAAAACCAAGGGCGGAACTTAATTCCTTATCTCACCGCTCAACAAAATGTAGAACTACCAATGCTTATTAAGGGACGAGCACAATCTCAAAAGGCTAAGGACCTACTAAAGATGGTTGGTCTTGGACACCGACTCCATAACCGCTTAGACCAGCTATCTGGTGGTGAACAACAAAGGGTAGCGATCGCTATTGCTTTAGCGAATGACCCTCCTTTATTGCTTGCGGACGAACCGACCGGAAGTGTCGATTCAAAGACAGGAGATCAACTTCTAAACGTCTTTCGTGAAATTAACGAAACGCTAAACACGACAATTGTCATCGTCACACATGACACTCAACTCATGAAAAAGGTAGATCGAGTCGTTTCTATCCGAGATGGAAAGACATCTAGTGAAATGTTCCGGATGCAGCCACACGAATTAGAAGAACAGATGAGAGAAGGAATGTTTACAGAAGAAACTCATATGGAATACACCGTTGTCGATCGTGCGGGTCGGTTACAAATACCAGAGCAATTACTACAGACACTAGGCCTACAAGAAGACGCACAAAACAGGGTACAAATTGAAGAAGAAGACGGACGAATCATCATAAAACCACAGCATTCAGTGAAAAAAGATGCGTAA
- a CDS encoding ABC transporter permease — MEFVQRQALPAKLTLDTYLYASFAALACFISVMIPVILATKKNIVSQKRKHSSGQAQATWHKYFIDVILLAIAGYGWYTLRQSWRLVDYSHESIAIDPLLLLVPGLFIIGLTLLCFRIYPWIIAFITWIGRKKWPVHMYTALIQIGRTSKQYQFFMLFLVMTISIGLFSANTAQTVNQNLEEQVSYEAGADIVLQQYWERDIPVELTKAGEFIKEEDRRDNVRILYYEPNSAHIKDWPGIKQISRVFTKNRVNVTNTAEPNKNKKTLLMGIDTNTFGETAYFRSSLLSPNRHWFEYLNLMASETSSVMISRELAKDLDVRPGGYISLNWDMAQHAHFVVYDIIDYWPSWNPDTNPYFVVGNLSYIQNSMAIEPYRLWISLEEDADRGELLSKFEEERLRLTSFNDVLDGLNSLSKDAYLTGLNGSLTLGFLIALVITFIGFLLYWILSLRSRTLQYGVFRSMGMSARQLFIMLFWEQVLTTGMAVLLGVVIGKITSILFIPFLQNSLGTEGQLLPFRIVFERSDEILIYSFAGLLLISGLAILSWMISKIRIHQAIKIGEE; from the coding sequence ATGGAATTTGTCCAACGCCAAGCTTTACCTGCCAAACTCACATTAGATACATATTTATATGCTAGCTTTGCCGCCTTAGCTTGTTTTATCAGTGTAATGATTCCAGTTATTTTGGCAACAAAGAAAAACATTGTTTCTCAGAAACGAAAACATTCGAGTGGACAAGCTCAAGCTACTTGGCATAAATATTTTATCGATGTCATCTTACTGGCTATTGCTGGCTATGGTTGGTATACCTTGCGTCAAAGTTGGCGTCTTGTTGACTATTCACATGAGAGTATCGCTATTGATCCACTATTGTTACTCGTTCCGGGTCTGTTTATTATCGGCTTAACTCTTTTATGTTTCCGCATCTATCCATGGATCATTGCTTTCATCACCTGGATAGGACGAAAAAAATGGCCTGTTCATATGTATACAGCCTTAATTCAAATCGGACGTACGTCCAAACAATATCAGTTTTTTATGCTCTTTCTAGTGATGACCATATCGATTGGATTATTCAGTGCCAATACAGCTCAAACCGTCAACCAAAACCTAGAGGAACAAGTGAGCTATGAAGCTGGTGCTGATATTGTACTTCAACAATATTGGGAACGAGACATCCCTGTTGAATTGACAAAAGCAGGAGAGTTTATTAAGGAAGAAGACCGAAGAGACAATGTGAGAATCCTATACTATGAACCAAATAGTGCACACATAAAAGACTGGCCCGGTATTAAACAAATATCAAGAGTGTTTACGAAAAACCGAGTAAATGTCACCAATACAGCTGAACCTAATAAGAATAAAAAAACTCTGCTCATGGGAATAGACACCAACACATTTGGGGAAACCGCCTACTTTAGGTCTTCTCTTTTGTCACCTAACCGTCATTGGTTTGAATACTTAAACTTAATGGCAAGCGAGACAAGTTCAGTCATGATATCAAGAGAACTAGCCAAAGACCTTGATGTTCGTCCTGGAGGTTACATCTCATTGAATTGGGATATGGCACAACATGCACATTTTGTGGTTTATGATATTATTGATTACTGGCCGTCCTGGAATCCCGATACGAATCCATACTTTGTCGTTGGAAACCTTTCCTATATCCAAAATTCAATGGCAATCGAACCTTATCGATTGTGGATTAGTCTAGAAGAAGATGCCGACCGCGGAGAACTATTGTCAAAATTTGAAGAAGAACGACTCCGACTTACTAGCTTCAATGATGTGTTAGATGGTTTAAACAGCTTAAGCAAAGACGCCTATTTAACGGGCTTAAATGGCTCATTAACGCTTGGCTTCCTTATTGCATTGGTGATTACATTCATAGGATTTTTGTTATACTGGATTTTATCACTAAGGTCCCGAACCTTGCAGTATGGTGTTTTCAGGTCTATGGGAATGTCTGCTCGGCAGCTATTCATTATGTTATTTTGGGAACAGGTATTAACCACAGGTATGGCTGTTCTATTAGGAGTAGTTATTGGGAAAATAACGAGCATTCTGTTCATTCCATTCCTGCAAAACTCACTAGGTACCGAGGGACAATTATTGCCTTTCCGTATTGTTTTCGAACGCAGTGACGAAATACTCATCTACTCGTTCGCAGGCTTATTGCTCATTAGTGGGTTAGCGATTTTGAGCTGGATGATTTCAAAAATACGTATCCATCAAGCTATAAAAATTGGTGAGGAGTAG
- a CDS encoding FtsX-like permease family protein gives MNILTMIARKIIKNYWLVLSLFIGILVTITLVASIPIYTTGSLQNLVLSDSQRYQENHGTYPGIITHELNWRELQPQLDRVEILEQIVEANENVLRRQIDMPRVNSGIMLTSSGLQGERASSDSTLRNVFLRSLSGFEDHITLVQGREPEHSGTPDVFEVYVHDRALVDMDIFLGEEIRLKHRSMNEDIIVRPVGTFQAKEQTELFWPEPPETLEGMFILADDVFQEHLLPLDHFVEKVLIYSTYDYTRLDISDAYKLLPIQRMLRTESIRATESTDVSISSPMIKIVHYFLHQEGQFRMMTISFFIPILTMLLIYLFMISNLIVERQQAEIAVLRSRGAGKRQISFIYLVETLLLCGLALLIGPFLGLLMSKMVGSTLVLWNLSNAKLYLPNSH, from the coding sequence TTGAACATATTAACAATGATAGCCAGAAAAATCATAAAAAACTACTGGTTAGTCCTCAGTTTGTTTATTGGGATATTGGTCACCATCACATTAGTCGCCTCCATCCCTATCTATACAACTGGCTCTTTACAAAATCTTGTCCTCAGTGATTCCCAACGTTACCAGGAAAACCATGGAACCTACCCTGGAATCATTACACACGAATTAAATTGGAGAGAATTACAACCGCAACTTGATCGAGTAGAGATATTAGAGCAAATTGTTGAAGCTAATGAAAACGTTTTGCGACGTCAGATAGACATGCCTAGAGTAAACTCAGGAATCATGTTGACCTCCAGTGGTCTCCAAGGAGAGCGCGCTTCATCCGATTCAACCCTGAGAAATGTCTTCTTGCGTTCCCTCTCAGGCTTTGAAGATCATATTACTCTTGTTCAAGGAAGAGAACCAGAGCATAGTGGCACCCCAGATGTCTTTGAAGTGTATGTTCATGACCGTGCCTTAGTTGATATGGATATTTTTCTAGGTGAGGAAATACGGTTAAAACATCGAAGCATGAATGAAGACATTATAGTTCGTCCAGTAGGAACTTTTCAAGCTAAAGAACAAACAGAATTATTTTGGCCAGAACCACCTGAAACGTTAGAAGGCATGTTTATTCTTGCAGACGATGTATTCCAAGAACATTTACTTCCGCTAGATCATTTTGTAGAGAAAGTATTAATTTATAGCACATATGATTATACTCGTTTAGACATAAGTGATGCATATAAACTACTGCCGATTCAACGTATGCTTCGAACGGAATCCATACGTGCTACTGAAAGCACCGATGTGTCAATCAGTAGTCCTATGATTAAAATCGTTCATTACTTTCTCCACCAAGAAGGCCAGTTTCGGATGATGACCATTTCGTTTTTCATCCCGATACTAACCATGTTGCTCATATACTTATTTATGATTTCGAATTTAATCGTTGAAAGACAACAAGCCGAAATCGCTGTATTACGCAGTCGTGGGGCTGGCAAACGTCAAATTTCATTTATTTATTTGGTAGAAACACTCCTTCTGTGTGGATTAGCCCTACTCATTGGACCATTTCTCGGCTTATTGATGAGTAAAATGGTTGGCTCAACTCTGGTTTTATGGAATTTGTCCAACGCCAAGCTTTACCTGCCAAACTCACATTAG